A DNA window from Maribellus comscasis contains the following coding sequences:
- a CDS encoding PQQ-binding-like beta-propeller repeat protein, protein MMPRNIKKKPGIIGFYCFKGKKRLALIITVLIITCFTNCRKENDFQRWETYRGDSGANAYSSLSQINRENVGKLKTAWVFHSGDAREGNRSTIECNPIIIGEVIYLTSPQLKLYALNAATGQELWMFNPYGNEGSRGVNRGVSYWEKGNDKRILFPAENRLYAINAETGKPVPTFGKAGYIDLREGLDRDTSKIYVTATSPGIIYKNQIIIGHGTSETDGAAPGFIRAFDVKTGDLIWTFRTIPQPGEFGYETWKSPDVWESMGGANVWAGFALDKKRGIVYCPTGSAVPDFYGGYRKGENLFANCLLALDAKTGKRLWHFQMVHHDLWDYDLPSTPNLITIKKNGKTVDAVAQITKMGHVFVFDRETGEPIFPVEERKVPATDVEGEESWPTQPFPVRPPPFVRQKYTEEDLPNISSESRDFAIRKLDSARNEGIFTPLSYEGTIVFPGFRGGGEWSGASFDFETGILYVNANEIPNLVSLRKLPNTASQQTAISPGEKLYQLNCALCHGPELQGREKFPALKDINKRMSAGEMKIILENGKGTMPGFPQLEEFEREAIVAFLEGKTIDASNNQLVAELNQEETKNPKFAHSGYAQFRDEQGYPAVKPPWGTLSAIDINKGEILWQEPLGEFPELTAKGIPPTGTQNFGGCLVTAGGLVFIGASADEKFRAFDKTTGEILWEYKLPYGGYATPSTYSVNGTQYVVIAAGGGGKVGTKSGDVYIAFCLPESN, encoded by the coding sequence ATGATGCCACGAAACATAAAGAAAAAACCGGGAATAATCGGATTTTACTGCTTCAAAGGAAAAAAAAGATTAGCTCTGATTATTACCGTATTAATTATAACCTGTTTTACTAACTGCCGAAAGGAAAATGATTTTCAACGCTGGGAAACTTACCGAGGTGATTCAGGTGCAAACGCTTATTCTTCTCTTTCTCAGATTAATAGAGAAAATGTGGGCAAACTAAAAACAGCCTGGGTTTTTCATAGCGGCGACGCAAGAGAAGGAAACCGTTCAACCATAGAGTGCAATCCAATAATTATTGGCGAAGTAATTTATTTAACATCGCCACAATTAAAACTTTACGCGTTGAATGCAGCCACTGGCCAAGAATTGTGGATGTTTAATCCCTACGGAAATGAAGGAAGCCGGGGCGTTAACAGAGGCGTTTCCTATTGGGAAAAAGGCAATGATAAACGGATTTTATTTCCTGCGGAAAACCGGCTTTATGCCATCAATGCGGAAACAGGAAAACCAGTGCCAACATTTGGAAAAGCCGGCTACATTGATTTAAGGGAAGGGCTCGACAGGGATACCAGCAAAATATACGTAACAGCAACCAGTCCGGGAATTATTTATAAAAATCAAATAATAATCGGGCACGGGACATCAGAAACAGATGGTGCCGCTCCCGGATTTATACGGGCCTTTGATGTAAAAACCGGTGATTTGATTTGGACGTTTCGTACCATTCCTCAACCTGGTGAATTTGGTTATGAAACCTGGAAATCTCCCGATGTTTGGGAAAGTATGGGAGGAGCAAACGTCTGGGCCGGATTTGCATTGGACAAAAAACGAGGTATTGTTTATTGCCCCACCGGTTCTGCTGTACCCGATTTTTATGGTGGTTACCGCAAAGGGGAAAACCTGTTTGCAAATTGTTTACTCGCGCTCGATGCAAAAACCGGTAAACGGCTATGGCATTTTCAAATGGTGCATCACGACTTGTGGGATTACGATTTGCCGTCAACACCCAATTTAATTACCATAAAGAAGAATGGAAAAACAGTTGACGCCGTTGCGCAAATTACAAAAATGGGGCATGTATTTGTTTTCGACCGCGAAACCGGCGAGCCAATCTTTCCTGTCGAAGAAAGAAAAGTTCCCGCAACGGATGTGGAAGGAGAAGAAAGCTGGCCAACGCAGCCTTTTCCAGTTCGTCCTCCACCGTTTGTAAGACAAAAATATACTGAAGAAGATTTGCCAAACATCTCGTCAGAATCGCGTGATTTCGCAATACGCAAACTCGACTCGGCAAGAAATGAAGGAATATTTACTCCGCTAAGTTATGAAGGAACCATTGTTTTTCCTGGCTTTCGGGGAGGTGGGGAATGGAGCGGTGCATCGTTCGATTTTGAAACTGGAATCCTCTATGTGAATGCAAATGAAATACCTAACCTGGTTTCCTTAAGAAAACTGCCAAATACAGCATCACAACAAACAGCAATATCTCCGGGAGAAAAACTCTATCAGCTAAACTGTGCACTTTGCCATGGCCCCGAATTGCAGGGACGAGAAAAGTTTCCTGCATTAAAAGACATAAATAAACGGATGAGCGCAGGGGAAATGAAAATAATACTTGAAAATGGCAAAGGAACCATGCCCGGATTTCCTCAATTGGAAGAATTTGAACGTGAAGCAATCGTTGCATTTCTGGAAGGAAAAACTATCGATGCATCAAATAACCAGCTCGTGGCAGAGTTGAATCAGGAAGAAACTAAAAATCCAAAATTTGCTCACTCAGGTTATGCTCAATTTAGAGATGAGCAAGGTTATCCTGCAGTAAAACCACCATGGGGAACTTTAAGCGCCATTGATATAAACAAGGGAGAAATATTGTGGCAAGAACCATTGGGTGAATTTCCTGAATTAACGGCAAAGGGAATTCCGCCAACAGGCACACAGAATTTTGGCGGCTGTTTGGTTACTGCAGGAGGATTGGTTTTTATCGGGGCTAGCGCTGATGAAAAATTCAGAGCTTTCGATAAAACAACCGGCGAAATTTTGTGGGAATATAAATTGCCTTATGGTGGTTATGCAACTCCATCAACATACTCGGTAAATGGAACCCAGTATGTAGTAATTGCTGCCGGTGGCGGAGGAAAAGTAGGCACCAAATCGGGAGATGTTTACATTGCTTTTTGTCTACCTGAAAGCAATTAA
- a CDS encoding CotH kinase family protein gives MKLRTALIVLKNIHAFCIVFFCQFAGLGLWASESDSLLEKSAVSEISDENPVLTFSHSRNYYREAFYLSLSATPTSTIIFTTDCSKPTMNNGSVYSGPILIDSTTIIRAIAFFGTNTSEMVTNSYLFVSDVKKQSKNPSGFPVVWSGSKTIPADYEMDPEVINDPEYVSAIDSAFSELPSLSLTMDINSWFNPDTGMYVGYPNSDISRAKAVTAEFIFQEDTEESFAVSCGVQNQGGTSIVNWKSPKQSMRLLFKEMYGPTKLKYKLFPDSEINSINTLVVDAMLNSTWIHPTDEDQRFHALYLHDQLTSDLQNDMGGLSFHGMYFHLYLNGLYWGICNLHERPDDAFLAEHLDAKREDFDVIKHNPNTVVAGTNSFYTTMLTSARNGFSEVRQLSDFEKYLDIPAFIDYMLLNFYLGNYDWAHQNFYAGRDRTTTDGFRFYPWDSELVMRFADVNYDNTGKNNEGGPTEIHSLLKENEEYRMMFADAVYKHLFNDGALTPENFRKRFLFRKSEIENAIILESARWGDYRKDVSGTTYTKKDFWIQEVNRILDDYIPKRRDIVIGQLRKSSNNLFPKYLPPEIEANTLEDGEIEITLNSQHESLGEVYFTLDGTDPRNVGGGVNGTAYSDKIIVGNTSLLKARFYSVADKTWSALAEEMFVFDDVYGKDIIINEIMYHPDDGYPEFIEIMNFGDNPVNLRGFRFSGGINYMFRTDENINPGAGLVLTNDNVLFSRVYKFSAFGQFQKNLSNSGEAIYLTNRFDQLVDSVAYSDTTPWPELADGDGYSLELINPDLDNALWSSWRASEKIKGSPYSTKSLEEMDAFIYPNPFMSEIFIEFGDEYLAQESFTLEVFNQLGVKIKVIRIESFNAQVGISLASLPSGLYFFRLIPDKKSIFKSQMLKAVKLK, from the coding sequence ATGAAATTAAGAACAGCACTGATTGTGTTGAAAAATATTCACGCTTTTTGTATCGTTTTTTTCTGCCAGTTTGCCGGTTTAGGTTTATGGGCGAGCGAGTCGGATTCCCTTTTAGAAAAGTCAGCCGTTTCTGAAATTTCAGACGAAAATCCAGTTCTTACATTTAGTCATTCGCGAAATTATTACAGAGAGGCTTTTTACCTTTCTTTATCAGCGACTCCGACATCGACAATAATTTTCACCACCGACTGTTCCAAACCAACGATGAATAACGGTAGTGTGTATTCCGGGCCTATTCTGATTGATTCAACAACCATAATTAGGGCTATTGCTTTTTTCGGTACCAATACTTCTGAAATGGTTACAAACTCCTACTTATTTGTGTCCGATGTTAAAAAACAATCCAAAAATCCAAGTGGATTTCCTGTAGTCTGGAGCGGTTCCAAAACCATACCGGCCGACTATGAAATGGATCCGGAAGTTATTAACGACCCGGAATACGTATCGGCAATTGATTCGGCTTTTTCAGAGCTACCGTCATTGTCGTTGACTATGGATATAAATAGTTGGTTTAATCCGGATACCGGTATGTATGTGGGATATCCGAATTCGGATATTTCCCGGGCAAAGGCCGTAACTGCAGAGTTCATTTTTCAGGAAGATACAGAAGAAAGTTTTGCTGTTTCTTGTGGTGTGCAAAACCAGGGTGGCACAAGTATTGTAAACTGGAAATCACCTAAACAATCGATGAGACTGCTGTTTAAAGAAATGTATGGCCCAACCAAATTGAAATATAAACTTTTCCCTGATTCAGAAATAAATTCGATAAATACACTGGTGGTTGATGCGATGTTAAATTCCACGTGGATTCATCCAACCGACGAAGATCAACGTTTTCATGCACTTTACCTGCACGACCAGTTAACATCAGACCTGCAAAACGATATGGGTGGATTAAGTTTCCACGGAATGTATTTTCATTTGTATCTAAACGGGTTGTATTGGGGAATTTGTAATTTACACGAAAGGCCCGATGACGCTTTTTTAGCAGAACACCTCGATGCTAAAAGAGAAGATTTTGATGTAATAAAACACAATCCGAATACAGTTGTAGCAGGAACAAATAGTTTTTACACGACTATGCTTACGAGCGCGCGGAATGGTTTTTCGGAAGTCAGACAGTTGTCGGATTTTGAGAAATACCTCGATATTCCTGCTTTTATCGATTACATGCTGTTGAATTTTTATCTGGGAAATTACGACTGGGCACACCAGAATTTTTACGCTGGAAGAGACCGGACAACCACAGACGGATTTCGATTTTATCCATGGGATTCGGAACTCGTTATGCGTTTTGCTGATGTAAACTACGACAATACCGGGAAAAACAACGAAGGCGGGCCCACGGAAATTCACAGCTTGTTAAAAGAAAATGAGGAGTACAGGATGATGTTTGCCGATGCTGTGTACAAACATCTTTTTAACGATGGAGCTTTAACACCTGAAAATTTCAGAAAACGATTTTTGTTTCGCAAAAGTGAGATTGAAAATGCAATCATTCTGGAGTCAGCCCGGTGGGGAGATTATCGTAAAGACGTTTCGGGAACAACCTACACAAAAAAAGATTTTTGGATTCAGGAAGTAAACAGAATTTTGGATGATTACATTCCCAAAAGGCGAGATATTGTTATAGGACAATTAAGAAAAAGTAGCAATAATTTGTTTCCGAAATACCTGCCTCCGGAGATTGAGGCAAATACCCTGGAAGACGGAGAAATCGAGATAACCTTAAATTCGCAACATGAATCTTTGGGTGAAGTATATTTTACTTTGGATGGTACCGATCCAAGAAATGTTGGCGGCGGAGTAAACGGAACTGCGTATTCTGACAAAATTATTGTTGGAAATACGTCCTTGCTAAAGGCTCGGTTTTACTCTGTTGCAGATAAAACCTGGAGCGCACTTGCTGAGGAGATGTTTGTATTTGATGATGTATACGGAAAAGATATTATTATCAACGAAATAATGTATCATCCGGACGATGGTTATCCTGAATTTATTGAAATCATGAATTTTGGTGATAATCCTGTGAATTTAAGAGGATTTAGATTTTCCGGCGGAATTAATTATATGTTCCGTACCGATGAGAATATAAATCCCGGTGCAGGACTTGTGCTTACCAACGACAACGTTTTATTTTCCAGAGTATATAAATTTAGTGCTTTTGGTCAGTTTCAGAAAAATTTGAGCAACAGTGGAGAAGCCATCTATCTGACAAACAGGTTTGATCAATTGGTTGATTCTGTTGCCTATTCCGATACAACTCCCTGGCCTGAGCTGGCTGATGGTGATGGTTATTCGCTCGAATTAATAAATCCGGATCTTGACAATGCTCTGTGGTCGAGCTGGAGAGCGTCGGAGAAGATTAAAGGCTCTCCGTACAGTACAAAATCGTTAGAGGAAATGGATGCTTTTATTTATCCAAATCCTTTTATGTCAGAAATTTTTATTGAATTTGGAGATGAATACCTGGCACAGGAATCGTTTACACTTGAAGTTTTCAATCAGTTAGGCGTAAAAATAAAAGTTATTCGGATAGAAAGTTTCAATGCGCAAGTTGGTATTTCGCTTGCGAGTTTACCTTCCGGACTTTACTTTTTTAGGTTAATTCCCGATAAAAAATCAATATTTAAATCGCAAATGCTAAAAGCAGTGAAATTGAAATAG
- a CDS encoding M13 family metallopeptidase has product MKSKKRTSVVAMYLSITFAALIFTNCTKKTEPSIRADYMDLSIKPGDDFYRYVNGSWIKNNSVPEDRSSYGSFDIVRKKRDADVKTLLEEVAQKADTEKGSVAQKIRDFYVTAMDTVKIESQGISPLQPELDLIENIKTSEDFQDAVARFHTYGLDPLFNGGVMQDLMNSKIYKYYLMQAGIGLPDRDYYTNQDERSIEIREEYVKHVAKMFELAGIESEMAKENAETIMDIETRLAENSKTRVEMRNIPALYNKMSLEQLSEVAPGFDWQRYFNNISDTDFGDVIVGMPVFFEEVGELMQDVSLDDWKVYLKWNLINRSAEFLSSDFVNQDFDFYSKFLSGSEKIKPRWERVVGFANGALGEPLGELYVAEYFPPEYKAKMEELVGNLKKALRLRLENLDWMTDSTKQSALAKLEAMGVKIGYPDKWKDYSQLEIEPDSYVMNVRRANYFAYYDQLDKFGKPVDKSEWGMTPQTVNAGYNPLMNDITFPAAILQPPFFYANADDAVNYGAIGMAIGHEMTHGFDDQGRNFDKNGNMIDWWTPKDAEQFNNRTQLLVDQYSDFTVGDSVHVNGHLSLGENIADFGGLTVSLEAYKLSREGKPAPKDIDGFTDIQRFFLSYAQVWKGLIREKALLRLVQEDVHPWGEFRVNGATFNVPEFYEAFNIKPDDKLYRTQEQRPVIW; this is encoded by the coding sequence ATGAAATCGAAGAAAAGAACTTCAGTGGTGGCAATGTATTTATCGATTACTTTTGCCGCTTTGATTTTTACAAATTGCACAAAGAAAACTGAACCATCCATTCGGGCAGATTATATGGATTTGTCGATTAAGCCCGGAGATGATTTTTACAGATATGTAAACGGAAGCTGGATTAAAAACAATTCTGTTCCGGAAGACCGTTCCAGTTATGGGTCGTTTGATATTGTGCGAAAGAAACGAGATGCCGATGTAAAAACATTGTTGGAAGAAGTGGCTCAAAAAGCTGATACTGAAAAAGGTAGCGTAGCACAAAAAATACGCGATTTTTATGTGACAGCAATGGATACAGTTAAGATTGAATCGCAGGGAATCAGCCCGCTTCAACCCGAACTGGATTTAATTGAAAACATCAAAACCAGTGAAGATTTTCAGGATGCTGTCGCCCGTTTTCATACATACGGTTTGGATCCGTTGTTTAACGGCGGTGTAATGCAGGACCTGATGAACAGTAAAATTTACAAGTACTACCTGATGCAGGCTGGTATTGGATTGCCCGACCGTGATTACTATACAAATCAGGATGAACGTTCAATAGAGATTAGGGAGGAATATGTAAAACACGTTGCAAAAATGTTTGAGTTGGCTGGTATTGAATCGGAAATGGCGAAGGAAAATGCTGAAACCATAATGGATATTGAGACACGTTTGGCCGAGAACTCAAAAACACGTGTTGAAATGAGAAATATACCAGCTCTCTACAATAAAATGAGTTTGGAACAACTATCGGAAGTGGCGCCCGGATTCGACTGGCAACGCTACTTTAACAATATCAGCGACACCGACTTTGGCGATGTTATTGTTGGTATGCCTGTTTTTTTTGAGGAAGTTGGCGAATTGATGCAGGATGTTTCGCTTGATGATTGGAAGGTGTATTTAAAATGGAACCTGATAAATCGTTCAGCAGAATTTTTAAGCTCTGATTTTGTGAACCAGGACTTTGATTTTTATTCCAAATTTCTTTCCGGCAGTGAAAAAATAAAACCTCGCTGGGAAAGAGTTGTTGGTTTTGCCAATGGTGCACTTGGCGAACCTTTGGGTGAATTGTATGTAGCAGAATATTTTCCTCCTGAATACAAGGCAAAAATGGAAGAATTGGTTGGGAATTTGAAAAAAGCACTTCGTTTAAGGCTGGAAAACCTCGATTGGATGACGGATTCGACCAAACAGTCTGCTCTTGCCAAACTTGAAGCAATGGGAGTAAAAATTGGTTACCCTGATAAGTGGAAAGATTATTCACAACTGGAAATAGAACCCGATTCATATGTAATGAATGTAAGGCGGGCCAATTATTTTGCCTATTACGACCAGTTGGATAAATTTGGTAAGCCTGTAGACAAGTCGGAGTGGGGGATGACGCCGCAAACAGTAAATGCCGGATATAATCCGTTGATGAATGATATTACCTTTCCTGCTGCAATATTACAGCCGCCGTTTTTCTACGCCAATGCCGACGATGCCGTAAATTATGGTGCTATTGGAATGGCTATAGGTCATGAAATGACACACGGTTTTGATGATCAGGGAAGAAATTTTGATAAAAACGGAAATATGATTGACTGGTGGACACCAAAAGATGCGGAACAGTTTAATAATCGTACACAACTGTTAGTGGATCAGTACAGTGATTTTACTGTAGGCGACAGTGTGCATGTTAACGGTCACTTATCGCTTGGTGAAAACATCGCAGATTTTGGTGGGTTAACAGTATCGCTTGAAGCATATAAACTTAGCAGGGAAGGAAAACCTGCCCCCAAAGATATCGATGGATTTACCGACATTCAACGTTTTTTCCTCTCCTATGCACAGGTTTGGAAGGGATTAATCAGAGAAAAGGCTTTGTTGCGTTTGGTTCAGGAAGATGTACATCCGTGGGGTGAGTTTCGTGTAAATGGAGCTACTTTTAATGTTCCGGAATTTTATGAAGCCTTTAATATTAAACCGGATGACAAATTGTATCGTACGCAGGAACAGCGACCTGTAATTTGGTAA
- a CDS encoding DMT family transporter, producing MKNLLRSTTFLAIFACWLWSTAFVGVKIGLQYQTPFQFAGIRFFISGILIFIYFGKPLKFFRELKRHWKFVLLLAVVQIFTQYALFYSGLNLVPSSLGAMIIGSSPLFIALVAHFTFHNDKMTPLKTASILIGVTGIAIITLGRSKVKMKGELELLGIGLLLLNNLVSGYSNVMVSKYSKGVSPIVLSATSLSVGGFMLFLISIPIEGIQPGPFPPAYFYALTWLSFLSAAAITIWNTLLQRPGVKVSLLNVWKFLIPVSGAILSWIIISNEHPDLFSIVGMSFIALALLMLNYANRRRLKALRKEMAANK from the coding sequence ATGAAAAATCTTTTACGTAGTACCACATTTTTGGCAATTTTTGCATGCTGGCTTTGGTCAACAGCTTTTGTTGGTGTAAAAATTGGATTGCAATATCAAACTCCGTTTCAATTTGCAGGTATCCGTTTTTTTATATCCGGTATTCTCATTTTTATTTATTTTGGAAAACCGCTCAAATTCTTCCGGGAGCTAAAAAGGCACTGGAAGTTTGTACTACTTTTAGCCGTCGTACAAATTTTCACACAATATGCGCTCTTTTACAGCGGCTTAAACCTCGTCCCCAGTTCACTCGGAGCAATGATAATTGGTTCATCTCCGCTTTTTATTGCACTTGTGGCTCATTTTACTTTCCATAACGATAAGATGACACCATTAAAAACGGCCAGCATTTTAATTGGTGTTACAGGAATTGCCATCATTACACTTGGACGCTCAAAAGTTAAAATGAAAGGCGAACTGGAGCTTCTTGGAATCGGGTTATTGTTATTGAATAATCTGGTTTCCGGATATTCAAATGTAATGGTTTCTAAATATTCAAAAGGAGTTTCCCCGATAGTATTAAGTGCAACTTCTCTTTCCGTTGGCGGATTTATGCTTTTTCTGATTTCTATCCCGATAGAAGGAATTCAGCCCGGACCTTTCCCGCCAGCTTATTTTTATGCCCTAACCTGGCTTAGTTTCTTATCAGCTGCAGCCATTACAATTTGGAATACTCTTTTGCAACGCCCGGGCGTAAAAGTTTCGCTTTTAAATGTGTGGAAATTTCTTATTCCTGTCTCTGGCGCAATTCTGAGTTGGATTATTATTTCAAATGAACATCCGGACCTGTTTTCAATCGTTGGAATGAGTTTTATTGCGCTGGCATTGCTAATGCTAAATTACGCAAACAGAAGAAGATTGAAAGCGCTGCGAAAAGAGATGGCAGCAAACAAATAA
- a CDS encoding MaoC family dehydratase yields MGKTIINSYEEFESYLGKEIGTSEYIQITQDQIDKFADATLDYQWIHTDPERAATESPFKSTIAHGYLTLSMLTYLWYSIVDVRNIKMIVNYGIEKLRFQQPVLVNDKIRAIVSLNDIRNLRGIAKIQVKIVVEIEGQKKPAYDAFVTFLYHFE; encoded by the coding sequence ATGGGAAAAACAATCATTAACAGCTACGAAGAGTTTGAATCTTATTTAGGAAAAGAAATCGGAACCTCAGAATATATCCAGATTACACAGGATCAAATCGATAAATTTGCCGACGCTACACTCGATTATCAGTGGATTCATACTGATCCGGAAAGAGCGGCAACAGAATCGCCGTTTAAAAGTACAATTGCACACGGGTATTTAACACTTTCGATGTTAACTTATTTGTGGTATTCTATTGTTGATGTACGCAATATAAAAATGATTGTAAATTATGGAATTGAGAAACTGCGATTTCAGCAGCCGGTTTTGGTAAACGACAAAATCCGCGCAATTGTTTCGTTGAACGATATCCGTAATTTGCGTGGTATTGCCAAAATTCAGGTAAAAATTGTTGTTGAAATTGAAGGACAAAAGAAACCGGCGTATGACGCTTTTGTAACCTTTCTTTATCATTTTGAATAG
- a CDS encoding MgtC/SapB family protein: protein MDYINEVLTTTEITWQVALVRILVSFLIGMLIGIERETHDQPAGLRTHILISIGSTVVMLISIFIPQTFTDFQNGDPGRIAAQVVSGIGFLGAGAILKFGADVKGLTTAASIWAMAALGLAVGAGMYIIGFIGVVVILFALTVMNLFEKRVFKERTIRKIELYVKKRDSDIQVLKEILKSQDIRIMSTGFERNINEATDKIIFLVGVTRKMNIQKLSDNFEKHPGIVAIKVDILE from the coding sequence ATGGATTACATCAACGAAGTATTAACAACAACCGAGATTACCTGGCAAGTTGCTCTGGTGAGAATTCTGGTTAGTTTTTTGATCGGTATGCTGATTGGTATCGAACGTGAAACTCACGATCAGCCAGCAGGATTACGGACGCATATTTTGATAAGTATCGGTTCAACTGTAGTGATGTTGATTTCTATTTTTATTCCGCAAACATTTACCGATTTTCAAAACGGAGACCCTGGCCGTATAGCGGCGCAGGTAGTTTCAGGAATTGGATTTTTAGGGGCGGGAGCAATTTTGAAATTTGGAGCTGATGTGAAAGGTCTGACAACGGCAGCTTCAATTTGGGCAATGGCAGCGCTTGGACTGGCTGTTGGGGCCGGTATGTATATTATCGGATTTATTGGTGTTGTCGTGATTCTGTTTGCGTTAACAGTAATGAATTTATTTGAAAAGCGTGTTTTTAAAGAAAGAACAATCCGGAAAATAGAGTTGTACGTAAAAAAAAGAGATTCTGACATACAGGTTCTGAAAGAAATTTTGAAGAGTCAGGATATACGAATTATGTCAACCGGTTTTGAACGAAATATTAATGAGGCCACTGATAAAATTATATTCCTGGTGGGGGTAACACGAAAAATGAATATACAGAAGCTTTCAGATAATTTTGAAAAACATCCCGGGATTGTTGCTATAAAAGTGGATATACTGGAATAA
- a CDS encoding low molecular weight protein-tyrosine-phosphatase: MEKKKVLFVCLGNICRSPSAEAVFKGIVKKEGLAEKYEIDSAGTSGWHAGEPADRRMKQHAVKRGYDLTSISRKFNPDVDFGHFDLVIGMDDQNVEALKSMAQNSADIAKIHKMTDFAREWNYEEVPDPYYGGEEGFELVLDLLEDSCKGLLKKLE; the protein is encoded by the coding sequence ATGGAAAAGAAGAAAGTTCTGTTTGTTTGTTTGGGCAACATTTGTAGATCGCCCAGCGCCGAAGCAGTATTTAAAGGAATTGTAAAAAAAGAAGGGCTGGCAGAGAAATATGAAATTGATTCTGCAGGAACATCGGGCTGGCATGCAGGTGAACCTGCCGATCGCAGGATGAAACAACATGCGGTAAAACGCGGATATGATCTGACAAGTATTTCGCGAAAATTTAATCCTGATGTTGATTTCGGGCATTTCGATTTGGTTATCGGGATGGATGATCAAAATGTTGAAGCATTAAAATCGATGGCGCAAAACAGTGCCGATATAGCGAAGATTCATAAAATGACTGATTTTGCCAGAGAATGGAATTACGAGGAAGTTCCCGATCCATATTATGGCGGAGAAGAAGGTTTTGAGCTGGTTCTCGATTTACTGGAAGACAGTTGCAAAGGATTACTAAAAAAACTGGAATAA
- a CDS encoding shikimate dehydrogenase family protein, with the protein MKRYGLIGYPLTHSFSKRFFTEKFETEKINSTYENFEIDTIQKFPEIIKNNPEVIGLNVTIPYKEQVIPFLDDLNDSARKIGAVNTVKIIRSDSGVYLKGFNTDTFGFENSLKPLLKEYHKKALILGTGGASKALKYVLNNLGIEFISASIEELKENEIRYQEIDEQMMTERTVIINATPLGTYPKTETFPPIPYEFIGEKHLLFDLVYNPEITQFMNKGKARGAAVKNGYEMLLGQALKSYEIWNSKE; encoded by the coding sequence ATGAAAAGATACGGATTAATCGGCTACCCGCTCACCCATTCATTTTCAAAACGTTTTTTTACAGAAAAATTTGAAACCGAAAAAATAAATTCAACATACGAGAACTTTGAGATTGATACGATTCAAAAGTTTCCGGAGATTATAAAAAATAACCCCGAAGTAATTGGTCTCAATGTGACCATTCCGTATAAAGAACAGGTCATTCCTTTTCTGGATGATTTAAATGACTCGGCACGAAAAATTGGCGCAGTGAATACGGTGAAAATAATCCGTTCGGACTCGGGAGTTTATTTAAAAGGGTTTAACACCGATACCTTTGGTTTTGAAAACTCCTTAAAACCATTGTTAAAAGAGTATCACAAAAAAGCGCTGATACTTGGGACCGGCGGAGCCTCAAAAGCTTTAAAATACGTTTTAAATAATCTTGGAATTGAGTTTATTTCTGCTTCTATTGAAGAGTTAAAAGAAAATGAAATTCGTTACCAAGAGATTGATGAACAAATGATGACGGAACGAACGGTAATCATCAATGCAACTCCACTTGGAACCTACCCAAAAACGGAAACCTTTCCTCCCATTCCTTATGAATTTATAGGCGAAAAACATTTGCTGTTTGATTTGGTTTATAACCCTGAAATAACACAGTTTATGAACAAAGGAAAAGCCAGGGGAGCCGCTGTAAAGAACGGATACGAAATGTTGCTCGGCCAGGCATTAAAGTCATATGAAATCTGGAATAGTAAAGAATAG